A DNA window from Arachis duranensis cultivar V14167 chromosome 3, aradu.V14167.gnm2.J7QH, whole genome shotgun sequence contains the following coding sequences:
- the LOC107479641 gene encoding heparanase-like protein 3, translated as MGSWIVQLLMLLRLLSFVNSQVETGGDSHLKGIVAINAKSVIGTIDDDFVCATLDWWPPQKCDYGRCSWGLASLLNLDLNNQLLLNAVKEFSPLKLRLGGSLQDKVIYGTEDYNKPCTPFVKNESEMFGFTEGCLPMARWDELNIFFKKAGAKIVFGLNALNGKTIKSGKAVGPWNYTNAESFIHYTVGMNYIIHGWELGNELSGSGVGTKIDAGQYASDLVSLRNIVDNAYNDAKPEPLVIAPGGFFDATWFKEFISKAGKSLDVVTHHIYNLGPGVDEHLVEKILNPSFLDGEASTFKALQNLIQSSGTSATAWVGESGGAYNSGHHLVSDAFVYSFWYLDQLGMSATYDTKTYCRQSLIGGNYGLLNTTNFQPNPDYXSALLWHRLMGRHVLSTTFSGTNKIRAYAHCAKQSGGITVLLINLDNSTTVVAEVSLSNANIFRHRKMSINSELMAIPLQSANEKSREEYHLTPQDRNIHSQVMVLNGKTLTVNTDNEIPTLEPLYVNPSEPITVAPFSIVFAHIPDANIASCS; from the exons ATGGGTTCTTGGATTGTTCAGCTTCTTATGCTATTGCGCTTATTGAGCTTTGTGAACTCACAGGTTGAAACTGGTGGGGATTCACATTTAAAAGGGATTGTTGCCATTAATGCGAAATCGGTAATTGGAACCATTGATGATGATTTTGTGTGTGCAACTCTTGATTGGTGGCCCCCTCAGAAATGTGACTATGGTAGATGCAGTTGGGGCCTTGCATCTCTTCTCAATCTG GACCTCAACAATCAGCTCCTCTTAAATGCAGTGAAAG AGTTTTCGCCGTTGAAACTTAGATTGGGTGGCAGTTTGCAAGATAAGGTCATATATGGGACTGAAGACTATAACAAACCTTGTACTCCTTTTGTTAAGAATGAGTCCGAGATGTTTGGTTTCACTGAAGGGTGCCTCCCAATGGCTAGATGGGATGAgcttaatatctttttcaaaaaagcaGG GGCTAAGATCGTCTTTGGATTAAATGCTCTTAATGGGAAAACAATAAAATCTGGTAAAGCAGTTGGACCTTGGAACTACACGAATGCCGAATCCTTTATTCATTACACCGTTGGAATGAATTACATAATTCATGGATGGGAGCTTG GCAATGAATTGAGTGGGAGTGGAGTTGGAACGAAAATTGATGCTGGGCAATATGCTTCTGATTTAGTTTCTCTACGAAACATAGTAGATAATGCATATAATGATGCCAAGCCTGAGCCACTAGTGATCGCTCCTGGAGGTTTCTTTGATGCAACTTGGTTCAAAGAATTTATAAGCAAAGCGGGAAAATCCTTGGATGTGGTTACCCACCACATCTATAACCTTGGGCCAG GTGTTGACGAGCACCTTGTGGAGAAAATTCTCAATCCTTCCTTTCTTGATGGAGAAGCAAGCACATTCAAAGCCCtccaaaatttaattcaaagttCAGGAACCTCAGCAACAGCATGGGTTGGTGAGTCCGGAGGGGCTTACAACAGTGGCCATCATCTTGTGTCAGATGCATTTGTCTACAGCTTTTG GTATTTGGATCAGCTTGGCATGTCAGCTACTTATGATACTAAAACATATTGCAGACAGAGTTTGATAGGAGGAAATTACGGTTTACTCAATACTACAAATTTCCAGCCAAATCCAGACTACN gcagtGCTCTTCTTTGGCACCGACTCATGGGAAGACATGTACTGTCAACAACTTTCTCTGGAACAAACAAAATAAGAGCATATGCCCACTGTGCAAAGCAATCC GGAGGGATCACAGTACTGTTGATCAATCTGGACAACAGCACAACCGTAGTGGCCGAAGTGTCATTGAGTAACGCCAATATTTTTAGGCACAGAAAGATGTCTATTAATTCAGAACTTATGGCAATACCTCTGCAAAGTGCGAATGAAAAATCAAGAGAAGAATACCATCTAACTCCACAGGATAGGAACATACATAGCCAAGTCATGGTTCTAAATGGGAAGACTCTAACGGTAAACACGGATAATGAGATCCCCACTTTGGAGCCTCTGTATGTGAACCCATCAGAGCCTATAACGGTTGCCCCTTTCTCTATTGTTTTTGCTCATATACCTGATGCCAATATCGCATCTTGCAGCTAG